A region of Etheostoma cragini isolate CJK2018 chromosome 2, CSU_Ecrag_1.0, whole genome shotgun sequence DNA encodes the following proteins:
- the LOC117934627 gene encoding uncharacterized protein LOC117934627 yields MAGLCWMVVVLVFSLSAGHTEAMDLNEVQRIVEYLLNKYSKDSKNNDNKLQFSLAVNIPENQDLTKLQELFNADDADTVKKAIKRKVYTSNNMVAAMPLKKKDDHAEARVLDNIQSLAVGSAGKSLVFYSYLSPCVRMCANPNNDKNILSKINGRISTGQWGETIFVFSTVSQTYKDQNNKEQTCSEEEIRDALKELGKTSLNYNIFRCDYPINRQFQCINCFHGKEPVEGCVKKEFINV; encoded by the exons ATGGCTGGCCTGTGCTGGATGGTTGTGGTGCTGGTCTTCAGCCTGTCTGCTGGACACACCGAGGCTATGGATCTGAATGAGGTCCAAAGAATTGTAGAGTACTTACTAAACAA GTACTCAAAAGAcagtaaaaacaatgacaacaaattaCAGTTCAGTCTGGCTGTAAACATCCCAGAGAACCAGGACCTGACAAAGCTCCAGGAACTCTTCAACGCTGACGATGCTGACACTGTGAAAAAGGCCATTAAACGGAAAGTGTACACAAGCAACAATATGGTTGCAGcaatgcctttaaaaaaaaaagatgatcatGCAGAGGCACGAGTACTAGACAACATACAATCTTTAGCTGTGGGTAGTGCGGGTAAGAGTCTGGTCTTCTATTCTTACCTTTCTCCATGTGTCAGAATGTGTGCAAAcccaaacaatgacaaaaatatcttATCCAAGATAAATGGTAGAATTTCCACAGGCCAATGGGGGGAAacaatttttgtgttttccacaGTATCCCAAACGTACAAAGATCAAAATAACAAAGAGCAAACATGTTCTGAAGAAGAAATTAGAGACGCCCTTAAGGAACTTGGAAAAACTAGCTTGAATTACAACATATTCCGTTGTGACTACCCAATCAACCGTCAATTCCAATGCATCAACTGCTTCCACGGTAAAGAACCTGTTGAAGGTTGTGTTAAAAAAGAATTCATAAATGTGTAA
- the LOC117962216 gene encoding uncharacterized protein LOC117962216 isoform X1 — protein sequence MTTVSGSSIKTSLPPDCLHCCNTSPPDSGPRLQRSHPTSSSTQKQMAGLCWMVVVLVFSLSAGHSEAMNKNDVQKIVQYILGRYSIVNKHFSLAVNIPVNQDLTKLPELFNDDDAATVRNTVQSGNVYRGINVVEALPRSYTAANGYQYTDHAEARVLDNIQPLAHCSAGNSLVFYSYLSPCGTKCTNPNNYNNILKKIDNIRKDKWADSAFVFSTVFDGYKDQNGNYVYFTVDEIRNTLKNLGTTKFRRDNIFRCFRGKNNIISCINCFKNGALSDDCVFN from the exons ATGACAACGGTCTCAGGCTCCTCTATAAAAACGAGCCTTCCTCCTGACTGTCTTCACTGCTGCAACACCTCGCCTCCTGACTCAGGACCACGGCTTCAGAGATCTCATCCAACATCTTCCTCCACCCAAAAA CAGATGGCTGGTCTATGCTGGATGGTTGTGGTGCTGGTCTTCAGCCTGTCTGCTGGACACTCCGAGGCTATGAATAAGAATGACGTCCAAAAAATTGTACAATACATCCTGGGCAG GTACTCCATAGTAAACAAGCACTTCAGTCTGGCTGTAAACATCCCAGTGAACCAGGACCTGACGAAGCTCCCAGAACTCTTCAACGATGACGATGCTGCCACTGTGAGAAACACGGTTCAAAGCGGGAATGTGTACAGAGGTATCAACGTGGTTGAAGCATTGCCACGAAGTTATACAGCAGCAAACGGATACCAATATACTGATCATGCAGAGGCACGAGTCCTGGACAACATCCAACCTTTAGCTCACTGTAGTGCGGGTAACAGTCTGGTCTTCTATTCTTACCTTTCTCCATGTGGCACCAAGTGTACAAACccaaacaattacaataatatCTTAAAAAAGATTGATAACATTCGCAAAGACAAATGGGCAGACAGTGCCTTTGTGTTTTCTACTGTATTCGATGGGTACAAAGATCAAAATGGCAATTATGTTTACTTTACTGTAGATGAAATTAGAAACACCCTTAAAAATCTTGGAACGACTAAATTTCGTCGCGACAACATATTCCGATGTTTCCGAGGGAAAAATAACATCATCAGTTGCATCAATTGCTTCAAGAATGGAGCACTTTCAGATGATTGTGTTTTTAACTAG
- the LOC117962216 gene encoding uncharacterized protein LOC117962216 isoform X2: MAGLCWMVVVLVFSLSAGHSEAMNKNDVQKIVQYILGRYSIVNKHFSLAVNIPVNQDLTKLPELFNDDDAATVRNTVQSGNVYRGINVVEALPRSYTAANGYQYTDHAEARVLDNIQPLAHCSAGNSLVFYSYLSPCGTKCTNPNNYNNILKKIDNIRKDKWADSAFVFSTVFDGYKDQNGNYVYFTVDEIRNTLKNLGTTKFRRDNIFRCFRGKNNIISCINCFKNGALSDDCVFN; this comes from the exons ATGGCTGGTCTATGCTGGATGGTTGTGGTGCTGGTCTTCAGCCTGTCTGCTGGACACTCCGAGGCTATGAATAAGAATGACGTCCAAAAAATTGTACAATACATCCTGGGCAG GTACTCCATAGTAAACAAGCACTTCAGTCTGGCTGTAAACATCCCAGTGAACCAGGACCTGACGAAGCTCCCAGAACTCTTCAACGATGACGATGCTGCCACTGTGAGAAACACGGTTCAAAGCGGGAATGTGTACAGAGGTATCAACGTGGTTGAAGCATTGCCACGAAGTTATACAGCAGCAAACGGATACCAATATACTGATCATGCAGAGGCACGAGTCCTGGACAACATCCAACCTTTAGCTCACTGTAGTGCGGGTAACAGTCTGGTCTTCTATTCTTACCTTTCTCCATGTGGCACCAAGTGTACAAACccaaacaattacaataatatCTTAAAAAAGATTGATAACATTCGCAAAGACAAATGGGCAGACAGTGCCTTTGTGTTTTCTACTGTATTCGATGGGTACAAAGATCAAAATGGCAATTATGTTTACTTTACTGTAGATGAAATTAGAAACACCCTTAAAAATCTTGGAACGACTAAATTTCGTCGCGACAACATATTCCGATGTTTCCGAGGGAAAAATAACATCATCAGTTGCATCAATTGCTTCAAGAATGGAGCACTTTCAGATGATTGTGTTTTTAACTAG
- the LOC117962072 gene encoding calponin homology domain-containing protein DDB_G0272472-like isoform X2 — translation MPLYSFCLEYVYIVCILVCILLFWLICVCKHSVSNDAPKTNSSYLSSLLAKKADSDSDSDSDSEKHFFVATMATNAQFEDLRRTLLEIHNRNKELVSVNAGLVEGKREILKALKKESLVRKTMMKDQTIKNGEIRFLKESLAKEKILTERFRWSYNVFNKDEDQSKRQAYQKEVNCIMSKNKALTKKYKEMLIKNKHETTKSRNLMVENKDLIMKNMELERQEVEKLKTSQEFFDEELSRVVVEKDNVIQQILTEKKALETETSECVAKLEKTESEIFQSEAKWQRKVSALEDKVRRERAAKGISEIVEELDRKSREMEDEWHLKEAQREEEMENLARQNTELRVLQLSLQELAQKTDKEKAKLRRTEKKAEEEELKRQKTEKEEMEKRRKKETKKEAEREKKVKMENEKREMEELKRLKKEEEEKEKRDKKERKEEAEREKKVKMENEKREMEELKRLKKEEEEKE, via the exons ATGCCTCTATATAGTTTCTGTTtggagtatgtatatattgtgtgtatattagtgtgtatattactgttttggttgatatgtgtgtgtaagcacagtgtgagtaacgatgctccaaagacaAATTCCTCGTATTTGTCCTCACTCCTGGCGAAAAAAgcagattcagattcagattcagattcagattcagaaaaacatttttttgtggctACCATGGCAACCAACGCACAGTTCGAGGACCTGAGAAGGACCCTTCTGGAGATCCATAACCGAAACAAGGAGCTGGTCTCAGTGAATGCTGGCCTGGTGGAGGGGAAGAGGGAAATCCTCAAGgctctaaaaaaagaaagtttggtTAGGAAAACAATGATGAAGGACCAGACAATCAAGAATGGAGAGATCCGCTTTCTCAAGGAAAGTTTGGCCAAAGAAAAAATTCTCACGGAGAGATTCCGCTGGAGCTACAACGTGTTCAATAAAGACGAGGACCAGAGCAAGAGACAGGCCTACCAGAAAGAGGTCAACTGCATCATGTCGAAAAATAAGGCTCTGACGAAAAAATATAAGGAGATGCTGATTAAAAATAAGCATGAGACGACGAAAAGTAGGAATCTAATGGTGGAAAATAAGGATTTGATTATGAAAAATATGGAGTTAGAGCGGCAGGAAGTCGAAAAGCTCAAAACTTCGCAAGAGTTCTTTGACGAGGAGTTAAGCCGGGTCGTTGTGGAAAAGGACAACGTGATCCAGCAGATATTAACGGAAAAGAAGGCGCTGGAAACTGAGACGTCGGAGTGTGTGGCCAAGCTGGAAAAGACAGAGAGCGAGATCTTCCAGAGCGAGGCCAAGTGGCAGAGAAAAGTGTCGGCTCTGGAAGATAAGGTGCGGCGCGAGAGGGCTGCAAAGGGGATCTCCGAGATAGTGGAGGAGCTGGACAGGAAGAGCAGAGAGATGGAG GACGAGTGGCACCTCAAGGAGGCTCAaagggaggaagagatggagaacCTCGCCCGGCAAAACACCGAGCTCCGGGTTCTTCAACTCAGCCTCCAGGAGCTCGCCCAGAAAACCGACAAGGAGAAGGCCAAGCTGAGAAGAACGGAGAagaaggcagaggaggaggagttaaaaagacagaagacagaaaaggaggagatggagaagagaCGCAAGAAGGAGACGAAGaaggaagcagagagagagaagaaggtgaaaatggaaaatgagaagagagagatggaggaattGAAACgactgaaaaaagaagaagaggagaaggagaagagagacaagaaagagaggaaggaggaagcagagagagagaagaaggtgaaaatggaaaatgagaaaagagagatggaggaattGAAACgactgaaaaaagaagaagaggagaaggagtag
- the LOC117962072 gene encoding calponin homology domain-containing protein DDB_G0272472-like isoform X1: MPLYSFCLEYVYIVCILVCILLFWLICVCKHSVSNDAPKTNSSYLSSLLAKKADSDSDSDSDSEKHFFVATMATNAQFEDLRRTLLEIHNRNKELVSVNAGLVEGKREILKALKKESLVRKTMMKDQTIKNGEIRFLKESLAKEKILTERFRWSYNVFNKDEDQSKRQAYQKEVNCIMSKNKALTKKYKEMLIKNKHETTKSRNLMVENKDLIMKNMELERQEVEKLKTSQEFFDEELSRVVVEKDNVIQQILTEKKALETETSECVAKLEKTESEIFQSEAKWQRKVSALEDKVRRERAAKGISEIVEELDRKSREMEAEWDSKKAQMEEEMKILQQQNTELSLSLTELQKKSMETEDEWHLKEAQREEEMENLARQNTELRVLQLSLQELAQKTDKEKAKLRRTEKKAEEEELKRQKTEKEEMEKRRKKETKKEAEREKKVKMENEKREMEELKRLKKEEEEKEKRDKKERKEEAEREKKVKMENEKREMEELKRLKKEEEEKE, encoded by the coding sequence ATGCCTCTATATAGTTTCTGTTtggagtatgtatatattgtgtgtatattagtgtgtatattactgttttggttgatatgtgtgtgtaagcacagtgtgagtaacgatgctccaaagacaAATTCCTCGTATTTGTCCTCACTCCTGGCGAAAAAAgcagattcagattcagattcagattcagattcagaaaaacatttttttgtggctACCATGGCAACCAACGCACAGTTCGAGGACCTGAGAAGGACCCTTCTGGAGATCCATAACCGAAACAAGGAGCTGGTCTCAGTGAATGCTGGCCTGGTGGAGGGGAAGAGGGAAATCCTCAAGgctctaaaaaaagaaagtttggtTAGGAAAACAATGATGAAGGACCAGACAATCAAGAATGGAGAGATCCGCTTTCTCAAGGAAAGTTTGGCCAAAGAAAAAATTCTCACGGAGAGATTCCGCTGGAGCTACAACGTGTTCAATAAAGACGAGGACCAGAGCAAGAGACAGGCCTACCAGAAAGAGGTCAACTGCATCATGTCGAAAAATAAGGCTCTGACGAAAAAATATAAGGAGATGCTGATTAAAAATAAGCATGAGACGACGAAAAGTAGGAATCTAATGGTGGAAAATAAGGATTTGATTATGAAAAATATGGAGTTAGAGCGGCAGGAAGTCGAAAAGCTCAAAACTTCGCAAGAGTTCTTTGACGAGGAGTTAAGCCGGGTCGTTGTGGAAAAGGACAACGTGATCCAGCAGATATTAACGGAAAAGAAGGCGCTGGAAACTGAGACGTCGGAGTGTGTGGCCAAGCTGGAAAAGACAGAGAGCGAGATCTTCCAGAGCGAGGCCAAGTGGCAGAGAAAAGTGTCGGCTCTGGAAGATAAGGTGCGGCGCGAGAGGGCTGCAAAGGGGATCTCCGAGATAGTGGAGGAGCTGGACAGGAAGAGCAGAGAGATGGAGGCCGAGTGGGACAGCAAGAAGGCTCAAATGGAGGAAGAGATGAAGATCCTCCAGCAGCAAAACACCGAGCTCAGCCTCAGTCTGACGGAGCTGCAGAAGAAGAGCATGGAGACGGAGGACGAGTGGCACCTCAAGGAGGCTCAaagggaggaagagatggagaacCTCGCCCGGCAAAACACCGAGCTCCGGGTTCTTCAACTCAGCCTCCAGGAGCTCGCCCAGAAAACCGACAAGGAGAAGGCCAAGCTGAGAAGAACGGAGAagaaggcagaggaggaggagttaaaaagacagaagacagaaaaggaggagatggagaagagaCGCAAGAAGGAGACGAAGaaggaagcagagagagagaagaaggtgaaaatggaaaatgagaagagagagatggaggaattGAAACgactgaaaaaagaagaagaggagaaggagaagagagacaagaaagagaggaaggaggaagcagagagagagaagaaggtgaaaatggaaaatgagaaaagagagatggaggaattGAAACgactgaaaaaagaagaagaggagaaggagtag
- the LOC117934607 gene encoding rRNA/tRNA 2'-O-methyltransferase fibrillarin-like protein 1 produces the protein MARLCWMVVALGVFLSDSVAAQEQEEGIKNQNDLGNTVSPAVKIPQVQDTEDLQQVSTGDHEGQVSQGGGTGGEEGTALSTGTGKEMGEDIGKGGKGGKVKCKGGGKCKKGGKGKRKRGGKRRKGGKGKRKRGGKRRKGGKGKRKRGGKRRKGGKRRGIRSAEEQRYE, from the exons ATGGCCCGCCTGTGCTGGATGGTCGTGGCTCTGGGCGTCTTCCTGTCTGACAGTGTCGCCGCTCAGGAACAGGAAGAAGGCATCAAGAATCA GAATGACCTCGGTAACACCGTCAGTCCGGCTGTGAAGATCCCACAGGTCCAAGACACAGAGGATCTCCAGCAAGTCTCTACGGGTGACCACGAGGGTCAAGTGTCCCAGGGAGGGGGGACAGGCGGGGAAGAGGGTACAGCCCTTTCAACCGGCACAGGCAAAGAAATGGGTGAAGACATAGGCAAAGGTGGGAAAGGGGGCAAGGTTAAGTGTAAGGGAGGCggcaaatgtaaaaaaggggGCAAAGGTAAGCGTAAGAGAGGCGGCAAACGTAGAAAAGGGGGCAAAGGTAAGCGTAAGAGAGGCGGCAAACGTAGAAAAGGGGGCAAGGGTAAGCGTAAGAGAGGCGGCAAACGTAGAAAAGGTGGTAAAAGACGAGGAATACGTAGTGCAGAAGAGCAACGGTACGAGTGA